The following are from one region of the Heliomicrobium undosum genome:
- a CDS encoding ATP-binding protein: MPAYKVNRDDEVGHVRRQALSFCGQIAFSPQEQAELAIIITELATNLARHATAGRLSVEALPGGKGVTIEALDEGPGIGDVTAALVDGASSKGSLGGGLGAIRRLADEFSIRSGPGGTEVKATKWAGEGRGNELEFGVYSRPHREHSCCDDGFWIQQDRLTTWLALFDNAHYPVERGAVWRRNSLEGALRSLQGLPLTDMVAMAHRQTFGGGGASLLLGRYDHRRHLLEYVAVGEISGALLWPGGWREVECQTGRVGHSLPPLILRRLPMTTGMVLAAATKGVALHWESIATADLKGGNLGDMCRQWVRTWGKQDDDATVLLARVRS; this comes from the coding sequence ATGCCAGCGTACAAGGTGAACCGCGATGACGAGGTGGGCCACGTTCGCCGGCAGGCGCTCTCCTTTTGCGGCCAGATCGCCTTCAGCCCGCAGGAGCAGGCGGAATTGGCCATCATCATCACCGAACTGGCCACCAATCTGGCGCGGCACGCCACCGCCGGGAGATTGAGCGTGGAAGCGCTTCCCGGGGGTAAGGGTGTTACCATCGAGGCGCTTGACGAAGGCCCGGGGATCGGCGATGTAACGGCCGCGCTCGTCGATGGCGCCTCCTCGAAAGGCAGCCTCGGCGGTGGGTTGGGGGCGATTCGTCGCTTGGCCGACGAGTTTTCCATCCGCTCCGGTCCCGGCGGCACCGAGGTCAAGGCGACGAAATGGGCTGGCGAGGGGCGCGGCAACGAATTGGAATTCGGCGTCTACAGCCGGCCCCATCGCGAACACAGTTGCTGTGACGACGGTTTTTGGATTCAACAGGACCGGCTGACGACATGGCTGGCCCTTTTTGATAACGCCCACTATCCGGTTGAACGAGGTGCGGTTTGGCGCCGCAATTCCCTGGAAGGCGCCCTGCGCAGCTTGCAGGGATTGCCGCTCACAGACATGGTCGCCATGGCGCACCGCCAGACCTTCGGCGGAGGAGGGGCCTCCCTGTTGCTGGGGAGGTATGATCACCGAAGGCATTTACTCGAATACGTGGCTGTCGGGGAGATCTCCGGGGCGTTGCTTTGGCCAGGAGGGTGGCGTGAGGTCGAGTGCCAGACGGGAAGGGTGGGGCATTCGTTGCCGCCCTTGATCCTGCGCCGATTGCCCATGACAACGGGCATGGTGCTGGCAGCGGCCACAAAAGGCGTTGCGCTCCACTGGGAATCCATCGCAACGGCAGACCTGAAGGGGGGGAATCTGGGGGATATGTGCCGTCAATGGGTGCGGACATGGGGAAAACAGGATGACGACGCGACGGTGCTGTTGGCCCGGGTCCGCTCATGA
- a CDS encoding sensor histidine kinase has translation MKETLEARCRGQAEAVLPAFARLLGEAGARPDTFLRGIVLILWQLSAAGEEAGEWQGRLSQDKEGFLIASRLAVPAGMVPPQSDPVFDACFPNAISASSGERWWELQIRDTHPLPAPDQGKGWAEGDGWRQVAGSLGALLNQFNRLQDEVRSLTEELMLTSQGVVALVEEMQIWVEKGEGMAPSGLLEDRVRANRDLVHRLQEKEKALQQADRLATIGRLVAGVAHEINNPLTFIKVNAELLSRYLERGKLFCDAPAVDPIATAAADPAGKPAAVSAAATGPASSTTGKAALEAEAKRANQAIFRGVERIANIVSGLKYFSRQERGEKCAVQLRKCLEDAWLLVSSDSELSRHVQFAHQVPGDLYVRGNAQQLEQVLINLMHNALKAIQRSERAPGRLLVESYVASDQSGQAIIRVRDNGCGIDPAELPNVFEPFYTNDGKGTGLGLSIVQGIVTEHGGTITVASEPGAGAVFTIRLPAMPPEEV, from the coding sequence ATGAAGGAAACGCTGGAGGCCCGGTGTCGCGGGCAGGCCGAGGCTGTGTTGCCGGCCTTTGCTCGCCTTTTGGGAGAAGCCGGCGCTAGGCCGGATACTTTTTTGCGCGGGATTGTGCTGATCCTCTGGCAGTTGTCTGCTGCCGGCGAAGAGGCCGGCGAGTGGCAGGGGCGCCTGTCGCAGGATAAAGAGGGGTTTCTCATCGCCAGCCGGCTGGCCGTTCCGGCGGGGATGGTTCCCCCCCAATCAGACCCTGTTTTCGACGCCTGCTTTCCCAATGCCATATCTGCCTCCTCGGGGGAACGGTGGTGGGAATTGCAGATTCGCGACACCCACCCGCTTCCCGCGCCCGACCAAGGCAAGGGCTGGGCGGAGGGAGACGGATGGCGCCAGGTGGCCGGGAGCCTGGGCGCCTTACTGAATCAGTTCAACCGGCTCCAGGATGAGGTGCGCAGCCTGACGGAGGAACTGATGCTGACCAGCCAAGGCGTCGTGGCCCTCGTGGAAGAGATGCAGATCTGGGTGGAAAAAGGCGAGGGAATGGCGCCCTCGGGCCTGCTGGAGGATCGGGTGCGGGCGAACCGCGATCTGGTCCACCGCTTGCAGGAAAAAGAGAAGGCGCTCCAGCAAGCGGATCGCCTAGCCACGATCGGTCGCCTCGTCGCCGGCGTGGCCCATGAGATCAACAACCCCCTCACCTTCATCAAGGTGAATGCGGAACTGTTGTCGCGGTATCTGGAGCGGGGAAAGCTGTTCTGCGATGCGCCTGCTGTCGATCCTATCGCAACTGCTGCGGCGGATCCTGCCGGCAAGCCTGCTGCCGTTTCTGCTGCCGCCACCGGACCCGCATCTTCCACAACGGGCAAGGCGGCGCTGGAGGCCGAGGCGAAGCGGGCCAATCAGGCCATCTTCCGGGGCGTGGAACGCATCGCCAACATCGTCAGCGGTCTCAAGTACTTTTCTCGGCAGGAACGGGGAGAAAAATGCGCCGTCCAACTGCGCAAATGCCTGGAGGACGCCTGGCTGCTCGTGTCGAGCGACAGCGAGCTATCCCGGCACGTCCAATTTGCCCATCAGGTCCCTGGCGACCTGTACGTGCGGGGAAACGCCCAGCAGTTGGAGCAGGTGCTGATCAACCTGATGCACAACGCCCTCAAGGCGATTCAACGTTCCGAACGCGCGCCGGGACGGCTCCTGGTGGAGTCTTACGTCGCTAGTGATCAAAGCGGACAGGCCATCATCCGCGTTCGCGATAATGGCTGTGGCATCGACCCGGCAGAATTGCCCAATGTCTTTGAGCCTTTTTACACCAACGACGGCAAGGGAACCGGCTTGGGTTTGTCCATTGTCCAGGGCATTGTGACAGAACATGGCGGCACCATCACCGTGGCCAGCGAACCCGGGGCAGGCGCCGTCTTCACTATCCGGCTGCCGGCCATGCCGCCGGAGGAGGTATGA
- a CDS encoding Hpt domain-containing protein: MNLNSQYDFYAVFFDESLEMLAAAGAALLAAEETGQPSRAVPEVFRAFHSIKGGAQSLDLDDLARFAHRMEDWLDPFRRGKPAGTAMVNILLDAMDRMEAGLTGLRSGDLDIDWAEEQRRYLQTLEATDEGFAEEVAAGHGSGFEEKAAGQDGRAVNPAAAGPSVIEDSAAKAITPANPPGSRLLCLRISLNVDAPMPDVRHFLVQERLKQAGRILDSRRGEGPDHPLILVVTTDQSDEAIRQNCDVGDVEKVALTPVNDRLFSGADALIAEAGFGGIGVALIDISEREILEPADLRRLSEARSALAREGKQLGLITDGPYTRRHLNILEAAAPVTGELPVYRSHFEARCDRPERKNRSEGRTGDVPGNESAAH; the protein is encoded by the coding sequence ATGAATCTGAACAGCCAATACGATTTCTACGCCGTTTTTTTTGATGAGTCGCTGGAGATGCTGGCGGCGGCCGGCGCGGCGTTGCTGGCCGCCGAAGAGACGGGACAGCCGAGCCGGGCCGTTCCAGAGGTCTTCCGGGCCTTTCACAGCATCAAGGGCGGCGCCCAGAGCCTGGATCTTGACGATCTGGCCCGCTTTGCCCACCGCATGGAGGACTGGCTCGATCCCTTCCGCCGGGGAAAACCGGCAGGGACGGCCATGGTGAATATCCTGCTCGATGCGATGGACCGGATGGAGGCCGGATTGACAGGATTGCGTTCCGGCGATCTGGACATCGATTGGGCTGAGGAACAGCGGCGGTATCTGCAGACACTGGAGGCAACTGACGAGGGGTTTGCTGAGGAGGTTGCGGCCGGACATGGGTCCGGTTTTGAAGAAAAAGCTGCCGGCCAAGATGGGCGAGCAGTGAATCCAGCAGCTGCAGGACCGTCAGTGATTGAAGATAGCGCCGCGAAGGCGATAACACCGGCAAATCCGCCGGGCAGCCGCCTGCTCTGCCTGCGGATCAGCTTGAACGTCGATGCGCCGATGCCTGACGTTCGCCACTTCCTGGTGCAGGAGCGCCTCAAGCAGGCCGGCCGGATTCTCGATAGCCGGCGCGGCGAGGGGCCCGATCACCCGCTGATCCTGGTTGTGACCACCGATCAATCGGATGAAGCGATCCGGCAGAATTGCGATGTGGGCGATGTGGAAAAGGTGGCGCTGACGCCGGTCAATGACCGCCTGTTTTCCGGCGCCGATGCGCTGATCGCCGAGGCCGGATTTGGGGGGATTGGGGTCGCGCTGATCGATATCAGCGAAAGGGAAATCCTCGAACCCGCCGACCTGCGGCGCCTCAGCGAAGCCCGTTCTGCCCTGGCGAGAGAGGGAAAACAGCTGGGTCTGATTACCGACGGCCCCTATACGCGACGCCACCTGAACATCCTGGAGGCGGCGGCCCCTGTGACAGGGGAACTGCCGGTCTACAGGAGCCACTTTGAAGCCCGTTGCGACAGGCCGGAACGGAAGAACCGGTCGGAAGGGAGGACAGGGGATGTACCCGGAAACGAAAGTGCTGCTCATTGA
- a CDS encoding response regulator yields the protein MYPETKVLLIDDEEELCISLQRILQLEGYVTEYTTSPIKALDMVKARKYHIILADIVMPEMDGIELLSAVKAYDPLAQVIMMTGYSTMDKTVRCLEKGANDYLLKPFSDLDKVIEAVRLSEAKLRRWWESMRGNFA from the coding sequence ATGTACCCGGAAACGAAAGTGCTGCTCATTGACGACGAAGAGGAACTCTGCATCAGCCTGCAGCGAATCCTGCAACTGGAGGGCTATGTGACCGAATACACGACATCGCCCATTAAGGCGCTGGACATGGTCAAGGCCCGCAAGTATCACATCATCCTGGCTGACATCGTCATGCCGGAAATGGACGGGATCGAACTCTTGTCGGCCGTCAAGGCCTATGATCCCCTGGCCCAGGTGATCATGATGACGGGCTACTCGACAATGGACAAGACGGTGCGCTGCTTGGAAAAGGGCGCCAATGACTATCTGCTCAAGCCTTTTTCCGACCTGGACAAGGTGATCGAGGCGGTCCGGTTGTCGGAGGCCAAGCTGCGCCGTTGGTGGGAGAGCATGCGGGGAAATTTTGCCTGA
- a CDS encoding HEAT repeat domain-containing protein has protein sequence MNKAKGLLESERESDRSEAVALLAGTASLSGVELLARQLEREPSAYVRRQIIRALGEMRNHRTAAVTAGLLSSADAAVRNAALEVMRNLGPVAVPALEERMQSPSRDLRKLAADALAAIPGERASRLLQKGLDDPDPNVAAASAEALGGRKEPDAAALLRMKLAEANNVWVAFSIIEALARLGDPTAMPTIDTYLASFRGGRRERMALAGIWAFAAGRLGDERCLPAAWDLRREGLLTPRELLILLGSLQDRGIEPGPAGAEMNDLIAQYLEDGGSREAVTAARLAARCCPALLYIHLPKLVAKFGQSESVREELLQALLQAGPSPERLSRLLENAEDRLAGLLLGAAEQAMVILPLEVLQELAGRADEVIVRQSVSLAWRCGIGAEPFLNAMARHREPEVAAVALSGLGLICGEGAQPVLLKALEHPSGRVRRQAADTLSILSPQGLQTELERLFDRCPETARPEVLEVMTALGSANLHSAYLRAAAAADRDVRSRVARASRLIRSEEVFLSVMESLANDPDQEVRRVAIASLASRSGDGVYRLLRYLYENDPCRNHRYHILTCPEIFRHPETFEWLTDNIEQVDPLLRLAAVRGMTRMGAKGKEYLEALLESLSGTGCGTVTGCDEEMAQAVSQELKRIGGRRDELDD, from the coding sequence ATGAACAAGGCGAAAGGGCTGCTAGAGAGCGAGCGTGAATCAGACCGCAGCGAGGCGGTGGCTCTCCTCGCCGGAACGGCCTCGCTGAGCGGCGTGGAGCTGCTGGCCCGGCAGTTGGAGCGGGAACCGTCCGCCTATGTGCGCCGACAGATCATCCGGGCTTTAGGGGAGATGCGCAACCACCGCACCGCCGCCGTCACCGCCGGGCTGCTCTCCTCCGCTGACGCAGCCGTTCGCAACGCCGCTTTGGAAGTGATGCGCAACCTCGGTCCGGTGGCGGTGCCGGCGTTGGAGGAACGGATGCAGTCCCCCTCCCGGGACCTGCGCAAGCTGGCCGCCGACGCCCTGGCTGCCATTCCCGGCGAACGGGCCAGCCGCTTGCTGCAAAAGGGATTGGACGATCCCGATCCCAATGTGGCCGCCGCCAGCGCCGAGGCGTTAGGCGGACGGAAGGAACCGGACGCCGCAGCGCTGCTGCGGATGAAACTGGCCGAGGCAAACAACGTCTGGGTTGCCTTCAGCATCATAGAAGCCCTGGCTCGCCTCGGCGATCCCACCGCTATGCCGACCATTGACACCTATCTCGCATCCTTCCGGGGCGGAAGGCGGGAGCGGATGGCGCTGGCGGGCATCTGGGCCTTTGCCGCCGGCCGGCTCGGCGATGAGCGATGCCTGCCCGCAGCCTGGGACTTGCGCCGGGAGGGCTTGCTGACGCCGCGAGAACTGCTGATTTTGCTCGGCAGCCTGCAAGACCGTGGAATCGAGCCGGGACCGGCGGGGGCGGAAATGAACGACCTGATCGCGCAGTATCTGGAAGACGGCGGCTCCCGGGAGGCTGTCACCGCCGCCCGCCTTGCCGCCCGCTGTTGTCCGGCGCTGCTGTACATACACCTTCCCAAACTTGTGGCGAAGTTTGGTCAGAGCGAGAGCGTGCGGGAGGAACTGCTCCAAGCGCTGCTGCAAGCCGGCCCGTCCCCTGAGCGGCTCTCACGGCTTTTAGAAAACGCCGAAGATCGCCTGGCCGGCCTGCTCCTCGGGGCGGCCGAACAGGCCATGGTGATCCTTCCCCTGGAGGTCCTGCAAGAACTGGCGGGGCGCGCTGACGAGGTGATCGTGCGGCAGTCGGTGTCGCTGGCCTGGCGCTGTGGGATCGGGGCGGAACCTTTCTTGAACGCCATGGCCCGTCACCGGGAACCGGAAGTGGCGGCTGTCGCCCTTTCCGGTCTCGGATTGATCTGCGGCGAAGGCGCCCAGCCGGTGCTCCTCAAGGCGCTGGAACACCCCAGCGGCCGCGTGCGGCGACAGGCGGCGGACACCCTGTCCATCCTGTCGCCGCAAGGGTTGCAGACGGAACTGGAACGGCTCTTTGACCGCTGCCCCGAAACGGCGCGGCCAGAGGTGCTGGAGGTAATGACCGCCCTGGGAAGCGCCAACCTGCATAGCGCCTACCTGCGCGCCGCCGCAGCGGCCGATCGCGATGTCCGCTCCCGCGTCGCCCGCGCCAGCCGCCTGATTCGTTCGGAAGAGGTCTTTTTGTCGGTCATGGAATCGCTGGCCAACGACCCTGATCAGGAGGTTCGGCGCGTGGCCATCGCCAGCCTGGCCTCGCGCAGCGGCGACGGCGTCTACCGGTTGCTCCGCTATCTCTATGAGAACGACCCCTGTCGCAACCACCGCTACCACATCCTCACCTGTCCCGAGATCTTCCGGCATCCGGAAACCTTCGAGTGGCTCACAGACAACATCGAGCAGGTTGACCCGCTCTTGCGCCTCGCAGCCGTTCGCGGTATGACCCGGATGGGCGCCAAAGGGAAGGAGTACCTGGAGGCCTTGCTGGAGTCCCTGTCCGGGACCGGGTGCGGAACCGTGACCGGGTGCGATGAAGAGATGGCCCAGGCGGTCAGCCAGGAACTGAAACGGATAGGAGGTCGGCGGGATGAGCTTGACGACTGA
- a CDS encoding CheR family methyltransferase, with product MSLTTDLYQRYVDLIYKRTGIWFEPHKLYYVEKRISERMEELDVIDYREYYHLIKFSNDTAEIELLINRLTVNETYFFRDFPQLAGFAEAVLPEVVREKQAAGVRKLKIWSAGCATGEEPYTLAIILLEMLPDPKSWEIEILATDINTRVLEEARKGYYNARSVKDVPPEYLERYFTRRLDRHLINLNVKKMVQFKYLNLMDQQGMQEQSGFDFIFCRNVLIYFNPESRLKVLENFYRSIRSGGFIYLGHSESVSRITEAFKMKRVGGNIVYYKP from the coding sequence ATGAGCTTGACGACTGACCTCTATCAGCGCTATGTCGATCTGATCTACAAACGCACCGGGATCTGGTTTGAACCGCACAAACTCTACTATGTGGAAAAGCGGATCAGCGAGCGGATGGAAGAACTGGATGTCATCGATTACCGCGAGTACTACCACCTGATCAAGTTTTCCAACGACACCGCCGAGATCGAGTTGTTGATCAACCGGCTCACCGTCAACGAGACCTACTTTTTTCGAGACTTTCCCCAACTGGCCGGTTTTGCCGAAGCGGTGCTTCCGGAGGTCGTCCGAGAAAAGCAAGCCGCCGGCGTGCGGAAGCTGAAGATTTGGAGCGCCGGTTGCGCCACCGGCGAGGAACCCTACACCCTCGCCATCATTCTTTTGGAGATGCTGCCGGATCCGAAGTCCTGGGAGATCGAGATCCTGGCCACCGATATCAACACAAGGGTCCTGGAGGAGGCGCGCAAGGGGTACTACAACGCCCGCTCGGTTAAGGATGTTCCTCCCGAGTACCTGGAACGATATTTCACCCGCCGGCTGGATAGGCACCTGATCAACCTGAATGTGAAAAAGATGGTTCAGTTCAAGTATTTGAACCTGATGGATCAACAGGGGATGCAGGAACAGTCGGGGTTTGATTTCATATTTTGCCGCAATGTGCTCATTTACTTCAATCCCGAATCGCGTCTCAAGGTGTTGGAGAACTTCTACCGGTCCATCCGCAGCGGCGGATTCATCTATCTCGGTCATTCCGAGTCGGTCAGCCGGATCACGGAAGCCTTCAAGATGAAGCGGGTCGGCGGAAACATCGTGTACTACAAGCCGTAG
- a CDS encoding response regulator: protein MAHILVVDDSAMVRRYHAYILTSLGYDVEESEDGLLALETLLKGDHDLIITDINMPRMDGFRFIAEVREMAAHRETPIIIVTTQDHAVDAARGLELGANVYVVKPTEPEKLVHWIRRLLPGSGGKEA, encoded by the coding sequence GTGGCACACATCTTAGTTGTTGACGATTCTGCCATGGTGAGACGATACCACGCCTATATTTTGACTTCCCTCGGCTATGACGTGGAGGAGTCGGAAGACGGCCTACTCGCTCTGGAAACGCTGCTGAAGGGCGATCACGACCTGATCATCACCGACATCAATATGCCGCGCATGGACGGCTTCCGGTTTATCGCCGAAGTTCGAGAAATGGCGGCCCACCGGGAGACTCCGATCATCATCGTCACCACCCAGGACCATGCCGTCGACGCGGCGCGGGGACTGGAGCTGGGCGCCAATGTGTACGTTGTCAAGCCGACGGAGCCGGAAAAACTCGTTCACTGGATCCGCCGTCTGCTTCCAGGGAGCGGCGGAAAGGAGGCCTGA
- a CDS encoding chemotaxis protein CheA — MHYQFGPDDLEMLQAFTDEAGEYLQQVEEALLQLEAAEGNSGSINDIFRHVHTIKGLASFFGFAEITRLSHEAEFLLDSIRSGRAQMDGMRIGLLLDSVDALGELLSQLRAACEAVSAGAGVEVRFQIDRDLDGLIGDLEAALPPKEGAFVAASQAEADGVDGAAVDAPAGAKSQAAGSTVPPAPAGEEDELLVVIKGKAGKAALENFLLEAEEHSEIVCDRLLITLDSEPADTSALAELFRRVHTLKGNLGLLLSFNAPEGSLWTPIKETMEVFQRMEEMLEKVRTLRLPLPVWAIDLCFACMDALRRLVQMVRSGEGHPDPANPPLMLQLDDARLRLEQIGAGDSAARAAEPAAPLAPGADVPQIAPPTSTDLPDMHPEKARSHSPQEGGGAKGDHRPGADPVNSNGAKRNGQENGNGHSVRVSEEKLNRLMNAIGELAVTKNAFSQIARKLMMDYNLPVISREVKEAGQWVERISAELEDAIMAMRMTEVRMVFQKFPRVIRDIALQTGKRIQLIMEGEETELDRTIIEQIGDPLMHLVRNAADHGIEPEEERRAAGKSPQGRVWLRAYSRGKDVFIEIEDDGRGMDPQKLKAKAVEKGFITAAQAEELSDAQAFQLIFLPGFSTARAVSEISGRGVGMDVVRNNISALRGTVAVHSRLGQGTKMTMQLPLTLVVSRGLLVESAGQLLILPLENVIETLKVPADRFVFRRGRRMLQHRGGVLGVLSLAGILGMPEQPAEGQTPVVVLSDGHVRVGVVVDRLIDEQDVLVKALPDYLASLPGMGGATIMGDGRVALVMNAVEVIHMATGGARQIG, encoded by the coding sequence ATGCATTATCAATTTGGTCCCGATGATCTGGAGATGTTGCAGGCCTTCACCGACGAGGCGGGCGAGTACCTGCAGCAGGTCGAAGAAGCACTCCTGCAACTCGAAGCGGCGGAGGGAAACTCCGGCTCAATCAACGATATCTTTCGCCATGTCCACACGATCAAAGGACTGGCCTCCTTTTTTGGCTTTGCCGAGATCACCCGGCTCAGCCATGAGGCGGAATTCCTCCTCGACAGCATTCGCAGCGGCCGCGCCCAAATGGACGGCATGCGCATCGGATTGCTGCTGGACAGCGTCGACGCCCTTGGGGAGTTGCTCAGCCAGTTGCGCGCCGCCTGTGAGGCGGTGTCGGCCGGCGCCGGTGTGGAGGTCCGGTTCCAGATCGACCGCGACCTGGACGGCCTGATCGGCGATCTTGAAGCGGCGCTGCCGCCGAAGGAGGGGGCTTTCGTTGCGGCGAGTCAGGCGGAAGCGGATGGGGTGGACGGTGCCGCCGTAGATGCCCCTGCCGGCGCGAAATCCCAAGCCGCCGGAAGCACCGTTCCGCCGGCGCCTGCCGGGGAAGAGGACGAACTCCTCGTCGTGATCAAGGGAAAAGCCGGCAAGGCGGCGCTGGAAAATTTTTTGCTCGAAGCGGAGGAGCACAGCGAGATCGTCTGTGACCGCCTCCTCATCACCCTGGACAGCGAGCCGGCCGATACATCCGCCTTGGCCGAACTGTTCCGGCGCGTCCACACCCTGAAGGGAAACCTCGGTCTGCTGCTCAGTTTTAACGCGCCGGAAGGCTCACTCTGGACGCCGATAAAAGAAACGATGGAAGTGTTCCAAAGGATGGAAGAGATGCTGGAAAAGGTGCGCACCCTCCGGCTGCCCTTGCCCGTATGGGCGATCGACCTCTGTTTTGCTTGCATGGACGCCCTGCGCCGCCTCGTGCAGATGGTCCGCTCCGGCGAAGGCCATCCCGATCCGGCCAACCCGCCGCTGATGCTGCAACTGGATGACGCCCGCCTCCGGTTGGAGCAAATCGGCGCCGGCGATTCTGCAGCCCGAGCGGCAGAACCGGCGGCCCCCCTCGCACCGGGAGCGGATGTGCCGCAAATTGCCCCTCCCACATCAACGGACCTGCCGGATATGCATCCAGAAAAGGCTCGCTCCCATTCGCCCCAGGAGGGTGGCGGCGCCAAAGGCGATCATCGCCCAGGGGCCGATCCCGTGAACTCCAACGGCGCGAAGCGCAACGGGCAGGAAAACGGCAACGGTCACTCGGTCCGGGTCAGCGAAGAAAAGCTGAACCGTCTGATGAACGCCATCGGCGAACTGGCCGTCACGAAAAACGCCTTCAGCCAGATCGCCCGCAAGTTGATGATGGACTACAACCTGCCGGTCATTTCCCGGGAAGTCAAAGAGGCCGGCCAGTGGGTGGAGCGCATCTCGGCAGAACTGGAAGACGCCATCATGGCGATGCGCATGACCGAGGTCCGCATGGTCTTCCAGAAGTTCCCCCGCGTCATCCGCGACATCGCCTTGCAGACAGGCAAGCGGATCCAACTGATCATGGAGGGCGAAGAGACGGAACTGGACCGGACGATCATCGAGCAGATCGGCGACCCCCTCATGCACCTGGTCCGCAACGCCGCAGATCACGGCATCGAACCGGAAGAGGAACGCAGAGCCGCCGGCAAGTCGCCCCAGGGGCGCGTCTGGTTGCGCGCCTACAGCCGCGGCAAGGATGTATTCATCGAGATCGAAGACGACGGTCGCGGAATGGACCCGCAGAAGTTGAAGGCCAAGGCGGTGGAGAAAGGGTTCATCACAGCGGCCCAGGCGGAGGAACTCAGCGACGCCCAGGCCTTCCAACTCATCTTCCTCCCCGGTTTCAGCACAGCCCGCGCCGTGTCGGAGATTTCCGGACGCGGCGTCGGGATGGACGTGGTCCGCAACAATATCTCCGCCTTGCGCGGAACCGTCGCCGTCCACAGCCGCTTAGGCCAAGGCACGAAGATGACGATGCAACTGCCCCTGACGCTGGTCGTCTCCCGAGGCCTGCTCGTCGAGTCGGCGGGACAATTGCTGATCCTTCCCCTCGAAAACGTGATCGAAACCCTGAAGGTTCCAGCCGATCGGTTCGTCTTTCGCCGCGGCCGCCGGATGCTTCAGCACCGCGGCGGTGTGCTCGGCGTCCTCTCCCTAGCCGGCATCCTCGGGATGCCCGAACAGCCGGCGGAGGGGCAAACACCAGTGGTTGTGCTCAGCGACGGCCACGTGAGGGTGGGTGTCGTCGTCGACCGGCTGATCGACGAGCAGGATGTGCTTGTCAAGGCCTTGCCGGACTACCTGGCCTCCCTGCCGGGCATGGGCGGCGCCACCATCATGGGAGACGGGCGCGTGGCGCTGGTGATGAACGCCGTCGAGGTGATCCACATGGCCACCGGCGGCGCGCGACAGATCGGCTAA
- a CDS encoding response regulator, translating to MTELQKHRIMLVDDSPFIHKALSRALEPAGYEICGAFRNGQQAVENYGSLQPDLLIMDITMPIMDGVEAAREISSRHPGAKIMMLSAMGDEEILEEARNAGASGFMTKPFSNPELLEAVEKHLSVS from the coding sequence ATGACAGAACTGCAAAAACACCGGATTATGCTCGTCGACGACTCTCCCTTCATCCACAAGGCCCTGAGCAGAGCCCTGGAGCCGGCCGGTTACGAGATCTGCGGCGCTTTCCGCAACGGCCAGCAGGCCGTAGAGAACTACGGCAGCCTCCAACCGGACCTGCTGATCATGGACATCACCATGCCGATCATGGACGGTGTCGAGGCCGCGCGGGAGATCAGTTCCCGACACCCCGGCGCAAAGATCATGATGCTGAGCGCCATGGGCGATGAAGAGATCCTCGAAGAGGCCCGCAACGCCGGCGCAAGCGGCTTTATGACCAAACCCTTTTCCAACCCCGAACTGCTGGAAGCGGTGGAAAAACATTTGAGCGTATCTTGA
- a CDS encoding chemotaxis protein CheX, producing MGREYLTCLAESMTSVLKKMTDIDSVWLEAAPVLPSITAGVTVVSLLGFVGARKGRVVMEMSIDTAQHLGQALNQEDLAPFDKMIFYALSELSNIFCGAAVTRINNGPERPGLRLTPPNILVGEGMQVFDAQADLQTARVAWNDGEIFIHLSMERGDR from the coding sequence ATGGGCAGGGAATACCTGACCTGTTTGGCCGAAAGCATGACTTCGGTGCTAAAAAAGATGACAGACATCGACAGCGTCTGGCTCGAGGCGGCGCCGGTGCTGCCCTCCATCACCGCCGGGGTCACCGTCGTCTCCCTGCTGGGTTTCGTCGGCGCCCGCAAGGGCCGGGTCGTGATGGAGATGAGCATCGACACGGCCCAGCACCTCGGTCAGGCGCTCAACCAGGAGGACTTGGCCCCTTTTGACAAGATGATCTTTTACGCCCTTTCCGAACTGAGCAACATCTTTTGCGGCGCTGCGGTGACGCGCATCAACAACGGTCCTGAGCGCCCCGGCTTGCGCCTGACGCCGCCCAATATCCTTGTGGGCGAAGGGATGCAGGTCTTCGACGCCCAGGCCGATCTGCAGACGGCTCGCGTCGCCTGGAACGACGGGGAAATCTTCATTCACCTGAGCATGGAAAGGGGGGACCGGTGA